One part of the Nocardioides zeae genome encodes these proteins:
- a CDS encoding MarR family winged helix-turn-helix transcriptional regulator: MTTEDQAPSSQRVIEQQLLTLYRRTNSVHVETSHGDTELDRSTYGILCLLDDIGPMRLGAIAATYHLNPSTVTRQAQAAVRLGLAEKRPDPDDGRAALLALTPEGETAIRQAREHRRTMLEQMMSDWSAEERDELARSLQRFNAAVDRWVE, translated from the coding sequence GTGACGACCGAGGACCAGGCCCCCTCGAGCCAGCGGGTGATCGAGCAGCAGCTGCTCACGCTCTACCGGCGCACCAACTCGGTGCACGTGGAGACCTCGCACGGTGACACCGAGCTCGACCGGTCGACGTACGGCATCCTCTGCCTCCTCGACGACATCGGCCCGATGCGCCTGGGGGCGATCGCCGCGACGTACCACCTCAACCCCTCGACCGTCACCCGCCAGGCCCAGGCCGCGGTGCGCCTCGGTCTCGCGGAGAAGCGCCCCGACCCCGACGACGGCCGCGCCGCCCTGCTGGCGCTGACGCCGGAGGGCGAGACCGCGATCCGGCAGGCGCGGGAGCACCGGCGCACGATGCTGGAGCAGATGATGTCCGACTGGTCCGCCGAGGAGCGGGACGAGCTGGCCCGGTCGCTCCAGCGCTTCAACGCCGCCGTCGACCGCTGGGTGGAGTGA
- a CDS encoding phosphatase PAP2 family protein, with amino-acid sequence MTAGAETSAERDGSTDAVGEAVTSLSRIPRWWRPAAMGAYGIAVVVWIVEAGMPKDPFVMFAMLWLASVAWYAGHPWRQHAQFFKDWWPAFAALVLYMYSRGLSDELIGMPVHWVMPIEVDRWMFGGHLPTEVLQERLCGDPCLSSSAPRWYDLLLTSVYNTHFVLGLGLALVLYLRNRREWISWLTRYVAINVAGLVVYVFYPMAPPWLAAQEGHLDPVARLTGRGWRDIGLGGFHHALAAVGNPVAAMPSLHAGVAMLVTIYAVSRLRGRGWRWALVLYPLTMAFALVYYGEHYVIDAIAGWALALVVHVGVTVWERRYFAEHPVTTRSGALLSLPPPGLGDPTGTAGTADELPGPVRRG; translated from the coding sequence ATGACCGCGGGGGCGGAGACCAGCGCCGAGCGCGACGGCTCCACCGACGCGGTCGGGGAGGCGGTCACCTCCCTCTCCCGGATCCCCCGGTGGTGGCGACCCGCCGCGATGGGGGCGTACGGCATCGCCGTCGTCGTCTGGATCGTCGAGGCGGGCATGCCCAAGGACCCGTTCGTGATGTTCGCGATGCTGTGGCTGGCGAGCGTCGCCTGGTACGCCGGGCACCCGTGGCGCCAGCACGCCCAGTTCTTCAAGGACTGGTGGCCGGCGTTCGCCGCGCTGGTGCTCTACATGTACAGCCGCGGGCTCTCCGACGAGCTCATCGGCATGCCGGTGCACTGGGTGATGCCGATCGAGGTCGACCGGTGGATGTTCGGCGGCCACCTGCCCACGGAGGTGCTGCAGGAGCGCCTGTGCGGAGATCCCTGCCTGTCCTCGAGCGCGCCGCGGTGGTACGACCTGCTCCTCACGAGCGTCTACAACACCCACTTCGTCCTCGGCCTGGGCCTGGCGCTCGTGCTCTACCTGCGCAACCGCCGGGAGTGGATCAGCTGGCTGACGAGGTACGTCGCGATCAACGTCGCCGGCCTCGTCGTCTACGTCTTCTACCCGATGGCCCCGCCGTGGCTGGCCGCGCAGGAGGGTCACCTCGACCCGGTCGCGCGGCTCACCGGTCGCGGCTGGCGTGACATCGGCCTGGGCGGCTTCCACCACGCGCTCGCCGCCGTCGGCAACCCCGTCGCCGCGATGCCGTCCCTGCACGCCGGCGTGGCGATGCTCGTGACCATCTACGCCGTGAGCCGGCTCCGCGGCCGGGGCTGGCGCTGGGCGCTCGTGCTCTACCCCCTGACCATGGCGTTCGCCCTCGTCTACTACGGCGAGCACTACGTCATCGACGCGATCGCCGGGTGGGCGCTGGCGCTCGTGGTGCACGTCGGCGTGACGGTCTGGGAGCGGCGCTACTTCGCGGAGCACCCCGTGACGACCCGGTCCGGAGCCCTGCTGTCGCTGCCCCCGCCGGGTCTCGGGGACCCGACGGGGACAGCGGGGACGGCGGACGAGCTGCCCGGCCCGGTCAGGCGCGGTTGA
- the dusB gene encoding tRNA dihydrouridine synthase DusB has protein sequence MSTATIPAGTVSLPGPLHLGPLVVDVPVVLAPMAGITNAAYRRLCAEQGAGLYVCEMITSRGLVEGDATTRRMLVFDELESTRSVQLYGTDPTYVGQATRILCEEYGVAHVDLNFGCPVPKVTRKGGGGALPWKRGLLEEILTAAVRAAEPFGVPVTMKTRKGIDADRLTYLDAGRIAQEAGCAAIALHGRTVAQAYSGVADWDAIAALVDAVDIPVLGNGDIWEAGDAVRMVEHTGAAGVVVGRGCLGRPWLFRDLAAVFSGEHVQVLPTLGEVAAIMRRHAELLVEHVGDELHGCKEFRKHVSWYLKGFPAGGELRRALALAASLAELDELLAQLDPAAPYPVSELGAPRGRQGSPRERVVLPEGWLDDTDGRDLCLAEDAGETSGG, from the coding sequence ATGAGCACTGCGACGATCCCGGCCGGCACGGTGAGCCTCCCCGGCCCGCTGCACCTCGGTCCGCTCGTCGTCGACGTCCCCGTCGTGCTGGCGCCGATGGCGGGCATCACGAACGCGGCGTACCGGCGGCTCTGCGCCGAGCAGGGCGCGGGCCTCTACGTCTGCGAGATGATCACCAGCCGCGGCCTCGTCGAGGGCGACGCGACGACCCGGCGCATGCTGGTCTTCGACGAGCTGGAGTCGACGCGCTCGGTGCAGCTCTACGGCACCGACCCCACCTACGTCGGGCAGGCGACCAGGATCCTCTGCGAGGAGTACGGCGTCGCCCACGTCGACCTCAACTTCGGGTGCCCCGTGCCCAAGGTGACGCGCAAGGGTGGCGGCGGCGCGTTGCCGTGGAAGCGCGGGCTGCTCGAGGAGATCCTCACCGCCGCGGTGCGCGCGGCGGAGCCGTTCGGCGTGCCCGTGACGATGAAGACCCGCAAGGGCATCGACGCGGACCGGCTGACCTACCTCGATGCCGGCCGGATCGCCCAGGAGGCCGGCTGCGCCGCGATCGCGCTGCACGGGCGCACCGTCGCCCAGGCCTACTCGGGCGTCGCGGACTGGGACGCGATCGCCGCCCTGGTCGACGCCGTGGACATCCCGGTGCTCGGCAACGGCGACATCTGGGAGGCCGGGGACGCGGTGCGGATGGTCGAGCACACCGGCGCCGCGGGGGTCGTCGTGGGCCGCGGCTGCCTCGGGCGCCCCTGGCTGTTCCGGGACCTGGCCGCCGTCTTCTCCGGCGAGCACGTGCAGGTCCTCCCGACGCTCGGCGAGGTCGCGGCCATCATGCGCCGCCACGCCGAGCTGCTCGTCGAGCACGTCGGCGACGAGCTGCACGGCTGCAAGGAGTTCCGCAAGCACGTCTCGTGGTACCTGAAGGGCTTCCCGGCCGGGGGCGAGCTGCGCCGCGCCCTGGCCCTCGCCGCCTCCCTCGCCGAGCTCGACGAGCTGCTCGCGCAGCTCGACCCCGCCGCGCCGTACCCCGTCTCCGAGCTCGGCGCCCCGCGCGGCCGCCAGGGCTCGCCCCGGGAGCGCGTCGTGCTGCCGGAGGGCTGGCTCGACGACACCGACGGACGTGACCTGTGCCTCGCCGAGGACGCGGGGGAGACCTCCGGGGGCTGA
- a CDS encoding metal ABC transporter ATP-binding protein, whose protein sequence is MSQAPPVVATDSITVELGGRAVLRDVSVSVDAGEFVALMGPNGSGKSTLVRTMTGLLPAASGTVRLFGTEVERFRDRSRLGYVPQRAGASSGVPASVAEVVTSGRISRRGLLRPARQADRRAVQEALEVVGLSDRARDTVTALSGGQQQRVLIARALAAQPDVFFLDEPMAGVDLPNQQALADALGLLAQRGATIVLVVHEIGAVGDLIDRCIVMRDGRVAYDGLPLTELQVHAAHLPGIPLTVEDHLPHGADHPDHLDHLDHLDHPEPHAQQHAHHPGDEHAHERAPHDCPPGHSDVAPGVVGPLDGADGDAGGRR, encoded by the coding sequence TTGAGCCAGGCTCCGCCCGTCGTGGCCACCGACTCGATCACGGTCGAGCTCGGTGGCCGCGCCGTTCTCCGCGACGTCTCCGTCAGCGTCGACGCCGGCGAGTTCGTCGCCCTGATGGGCCCGAACGGGTCCGGCAAGTCGACGCTCGTGCGGACCATGACGGGCCTCCTGCCCGCCGCCTCCGGCACCGTCCGGCTGTTCGGCACCGAGGTCGAGCGCTTCCGGGACCGGAGCCGGCTGGGCTACGTGCCGCAGCGCGCGGGCGCCTCCAGCGGCGTACCTGCGTCGGTGGCCGAGGTCGTCACCTCCGGGCGCATCTCGCGGCGCGGCCTGCTGCGGCCGGCGCGGCAGGCCGACCGGCGGGCCGTGCAGGAGGCGCTGGAGGTCGTCGGGCTGTCCGACCGGGCCCGTGACACCGTGACCGCCCTCTCCGGCGGCCAGCAGCAGCGCGTGCTCATCGCGCGGGCGCTCGCTGCGCAGCCCGATGTCTTCTTCCTCGACGAGCCGATGGCCGGCGTGGACCTCCCCAACCAGCAGGCGCTGGCCGACGCCCTCGGCCTGCTGGCGCAGCGCGGCGCGACGATCGTGCTCGTCGTGCACGAGATCGGCGCCGTCGGCGACCTCATCGACCGCTGCATCGTCATGCGCGACGGCCGCGTGGCCTACGACGGGCTGCCGCTGACCGAGCTGCAGGTGCACGCGGCCCACCTGCCGGGCATCCCGTTGACCGTCGAGGACCACCTGCCCCACGGCGCCGACCACCCCGACCACCTCGACCACCTGGACCACCTGGACCACCCCGAACCGCACGCCCAGCAGCACGCGCACCACCCCGGCGACGAGCACGCGCACGAGCGCGCGCCCCACGACTGCCCGCCCGGGCACTCGGACGTCGCACCGGGGGTCGTCGGCCCCCTCGACGGCGCCGACGGCGACGCGGGAGGACGTCGATGA
- a CDS encoding Fur family transcriptional regulator, with amino-acid sequence MTDSTARVSPGVPGTRPTRQRRAVSEVLSSFEDFRSAQEIHTLLGQRGESVGLATVYRTLQLLADAGEVDVLRSEDGESIYRRCSTTHHHHLVCRSCGATVEVEGPAVERWTAGIAAEHGFTDISHTLEIFGTCPACS; translated from the coding sequence ATGACCGACTCGACCGCCCGCGTGTCACCGGGGGTGCCCGGCACCCGCCCGACCCGCCAGCGCCGCGCCGTCAGCGAGGTGCTCTCCTCGTTCGAGGACTTCCGCTCCGCCCAGGAGATCCACACGCTCCTCGGCCAGCGGGGCGAGTCCGTCGGTCTCGCGACGGTCTACCGCACGCTCCAGCTCCTCGCCGACGCGGGCGAGGTGGACGTGCTGCGCAGCGAGGACGGCGAGTCGATCTACCGCCGCTGCTCGACCACGCACCACCACCACCTCGTGTGCCGCTCCTGCGGCGCCACGGTGGAGGTCGAGGGTCCCGCGGTCGAGCGCTGGACGGCGGGCATCGCCGCCGAGCACGGCTTCACCGACATCAGCCACACGCTCGAGATCTTCGGCACCTGCCCCGCCTGCTCCTGA
- the recO gene encoding DNA repair protein RecO produces the protein MPLYRDEAVVLRTHKLGEADRIVTLLTRHHGRVRAVARGVRRTTSRWGSRLEPFTHVDLQLADGRNLDTITQAETLTPFGAGMGLDYDRYTAGTVMLETAERFVMEEKEPAVQQFLLLVGGLRAMATGQRAPGHVLDSYLLRSLAVAGYAPTFEHCAGCGIEGPHRYFSNASGGVLCVTCRIPGCATPAPATLLLLGALLTGDWPEVERLTTTEPRCEREASGLVAAYLSWHLERDLRSLPYVERGRPRGVQV, from the coding sequence GTGCCCCTCTACCGCGACGAGGCCGTCGTGCTCCGCACCCACAAGCTGGGCGAGGCCGACCGCATCGTCACCCTCCTGACCCGCCACCACGGCCGGGTCCGCGCCGTGGCGCGGGGTGTGCGGCGCACGACGTCGCGCTGGGGCTCGCGCCTCGAGCCGTTCACCCACGTCGACCTCCAGCTGGCCGACGGTCGCAACCTCGACACGATCACGCAGGCGGAGACGCTGACGCCGTTCGGCGCCGGCATGGGCCTCGACTACGACCGCTACACCGCCGGCACGGTCATGCTCGAGACGGCCGAGCGCTTCGTGATGGAGGAGAAGGAGCCGGCCGTCCAGCAGTTCCTGCTGCTCGTCGGTGGCCTCCGCGCGATGGCGACGGGCCAGCGGGCGCCCGGGCACGTGCTGGACTCCTACCTGCTGCGCTCGCTCGCGGTGGCCGGCTACGCGCCGACGTTCGAGCACTGCGCCGGCTGCGGCATCGAGGGCCCCCACCGCTACTTCAGCAACGCCTCCGGCGGCGTGCTGTGCGTGACCTGCCGGATCCCGGGCTGCGCCACCCCGGCCCCCGCGACGCTCCTGCTCCTCGGTGCGCTGCTCACCGGCGACTGGCCCGAGGTCGAGCGCCTCACCACCACGGAGCCGCGCTGCGAGCGGGAGGCCAGCGGTCTGGTCGCGGCGTACCTCTCCTGGCACCTCGAGCGCGACCTGCGCTCCCTGCCGTACGTCGAGCGCGGGCGCCCGCGCGGCGTGCAGGTCTGA
- a CDS encoding ion transporter: MSSPTPPLSAYPTKPPRRFVEWTMLLLAIVSVVLLLWVTIWDVDDSTEMWVFRIDTAICGIFAIEFGIRWYRDRGGWKYPFRYWYEVLGMIPLAHPELRAFRLIRIVVILARLGRATDRALGDRITAAILEHFIDTIVRIVKRPLTIAVVDEVIAVLKTGHYTANIARAVGEREDELKATILEKVKQDPVTGRLRYLPFHDDVVDLVADTTFRIIFEVLADPRTDAMVTGIIEENTDQIRAAVAARDHERHT, from the coding sequence ATGTCGTCGCCCACGCCACCGCTGAGCGCCTACCCCACCAAGCCGCCGCGGCGGTTCGTCGAGTGGACGATGCTGCTCCTCGCGATCGTCTCGGTGGTGCTCCTGCTGTGGGTCACGATCTGGGACGTCGACGACAGCACCGAGATGTGGGTCTTCCGCATCGACACCGCCATCTGCGGCATCTTCGCGATCGAGTTCGGCATCCGCTGGTACCGCGACCGCGGCGGCTGGAAGTACCCCTTCCGCTACTGGTACGAGGTGCTCGGCATGATCCCGCTCGCCCACCCGGAGCTGCGTGCGTTCCGGCTCATCCGCATCGTCGTCATCCTCGCCCGGCTCGGACGCGCCACCGACCGCGCCCTGGGCGACCGGATCACCGCGGCGATCCTCGAGCACTTCATCGACACGATCGTGCGCATCGTGAAGCGTCCGCTGACCATCGCGGTGGTCGACGAGGTCATCGCCGTGCTGAAGACGGGCCACTACACGGCCAACATCGCGCGCGCCGTCGGCGAGCGCGAGGACGAGCTGAAGGCGACGATCCTCGAGAAGGTCAAGCAGGACCCCGTGACGGGCCGGCTGCGCTACTTGCCCTTCCACGACGACGTCGTCGACCTCGTCGCCGACACGACGTTCCGGATCATCTTCGAGGTGCTGGCCGATCCCCGCACCGACGCCATGGTGACCGGCATCATCGAGGAGAACACCGACCAGATCCGCGCGGCCGTCGCGGCCCGCGACCACGAGCGCCACACCTGA
- a CDS encoding glycine--tRNA ligase: MAKPPATTVDHVVSLAKRRGFVYPCGEIYGGTRSAWDYGPLGVELKDNIKRQWWKAMVQGREDVVGLDSSVILPRQTWEASGHVATFSDPLTECQSCHKRYRADHLQEAYAEKKGLDDPDAVPMSDVVCANCGTRGAWTEPKQFSGLMKTHLGVVEDESGLHYLRPETAQGIFLNFANVVTSSRKKPPFGIAQIGKSFRNEITPGNFIFRTREFEQMEMEFFVKPGEDEEWHQYWIDERTRWYTDLGIDPANLRHYEHAKEKLSHYSKRTVDIEYRFGFAGSEWGELEGVANRTDFDLSTHAQHSGQDLSYFDQAANERYTPYVIEPAAGLSRSLMTFLVDAYTEDEAPNTKGGVDKRVVLRLDPRLAPVKVAVLPLSRNADLSPKAKALAADLRRNWNVEFDDAGAIGRRYRRQDEIGTPYCVTVDFDTPEDNAVTVRERDTMSQERVSLDGVVSYFAERLAGA, from the coding sequence GTGGCCAAGCCGCCCGCAACCACCGTCGACCACGTCGTCTCCCTCGCGAAGCGCCGAGGTTTCGTCTACCCCTGCGGGGAGATCTACGGCGGCACCCGCTCGGCCTGGGACTACGGCCCGCTGGGCGTGGAGCTCAAGGACAACATCAAGCGCCAGTGGTGGAAGGCGATGGTGCAGGGCCGCGAGGACGTCGTCGGTCTCGACTCGAGCGTCATCCTCCCGCGCCAGACCTGGGAGGCCTCGGGCCACGTCGCCACGTTCAGCGACCCGCTGACGGAGTGCCAGTCGTGCCACAAGCGCTACCGGGCCGACCACCTGCAGGAGGCGTACGCCGAGAAGAAGGGCCTCGACGACCCCGACGCGGTCCCGATGTCGGACGTCGTCTGCGCCAACTGCGGCACGCGCGGCGCCTGGACCGAGCCGAAGCAGTTCTCCGGCCTGATGAAGACCCACCTCGGTGTGGTCGAGGACGAGTCCGGCCTGCACTACCTCCGCCCCGAGACGGCCCAGGGCATCTTCCTCAACTTCGCCAACGTGGTGACCTCGAGCCGCAAGAAGCCGCCCTTCGGCATCGCCCAGATCGGCAAGAGCTTCCGCAACGAGATCACGCCCGGCAACTTCATCTTCCGCACGCGCGAGTTCGAGCAGATGGAGATGGAGTTCTTCGTCAAGCCGGGCGAGGACGAGGAGTGGCACCAGTACTGGATCGACGAGCGCACGCGGTGGTACACGGACCTCGGCATCGACCCGGCGAACCTGCGCCACTACGAGCACGCGAAGGAGAAGCTGTCGCACTACTCGAAGCGCACCGTCGACATCGAGTACCGCTTCGGTTTCGCGGGCTCGGAGTGGGGTGAGCTCGAGGGTGTGGCCAACCGCACCGACTTCGACCTCTCGACCCACGCGCAGCACTCGGGCCAGGACCTGTCGTACTTCGACCAGGCCGCCAACGAGCGCTACACGCCGTACGTCATCGAGCCGGCAGCGGGCCTGTCGCGCAGCCTCATGACGTTCCTCGTGGACGCCTACACCGAGGACGAGGCGCCCAACACGAAGGGCGGCGTCGACAAGAGGGTCGTGCTGCGCCTCGACCCGCGTCTCGCGCCGGTCAAGGTCGCGGTGCTGCCGCTCAGCCGCAACGCCGACCTGTCCCCGAAGGCCAAGGCCCTCGCGGCCGACCTGCGGCGCAACTGGAACGTCGAGTTCGACGACGCCGGCGCCATCGGTCGCCGCTACCGCCGCCAGGACGAGATCGGCACGCCGTACTGCGTGACGGTCGACTTCGACACCCCCGAGGACAACGCGGTGACGGTGCGCGAGCGCGACACGATGTCGCAGGAGCGCGTCAGCCTCGACGGCGTCGTGTCCTACTTCGCGGAGCGCCTCGCCGGCGCCTGA
- a CDS encoding isoprenyl transferase → MRAPRPHPSGARPPAIPAELVPHHVAVVMDGNGRWAQERGLPRTAGHEAGESSLFDVVEGAIEIGVKAISAYAFSTENWSRSADEVRFLMGFNRDVIRRRRDEMHELGVRVRWAGRAPRLWRSVIKELQVAEELTRDNDVLTLTMCVNYGGRAELADAARSIAQEVAAGRLKADKVDERTLARHLYVPELPDADLVWRSSGEQRLSNFVLWQAAYAEMVFTDVLWPDVDRRHLWEAIEVYARRDRRFGSA, encoded by the coding sequence GTGAGGGCCCCTCGGCCGCACCCGTCGGGAGCCCGGCCCCCCGCGATCCCGGCGGAGCTCGTGCCCCACCACGTCGCGGTGGTGATGGACGGCAACGGACGGTGGGCGCAGGAGCGCGGGCTCCCGCGCACGGCCGGCCACGAGGCGGGGGAGTCCTCGCTCTTCGACGTCGTCGAGGGCGCCATCGAGATCGGCGTGAAGGCGATCTCGGCCTACGCGTTCTCCACCGAGAACTGGTCGCGCTCCGCCGACGAGGTGCGCTTCCTCATGGGCTTCAACCGCGACGTCATCCGGCGGCGGCGGGACGAGATGCACGAGCTGGGGGTGCGGGTGCGCTGGGCCGGTCGCGCCCCGCGCCTGTGGCGGTCGGTCATCAAGGAGCTGCAGGTCGCCGAGGAGCTGACCCGCGACAACGACGTGCTGACGCTGACGATGTGCGTCAACTACGGCGGCCGGGCCGAGCTCGCCGACGCGGCCCGCTCCATCGCGCAGGAGGTCGCCGCGGGGCGTCTCAAGGCCGACAAGGTCGACGAGCGCACGCTGGCCCGGCACCTCTACGTGCCCGAGCTGCCCGACGCCGACCTCGTGTGGCGCAGCTCGGGGGAGCAGCGGCTCTCGAACTTCGTGCTGTGGCAGGCGGCGTACGCCGAGATGGTCTTCACCGACGTGCTCTGGCCCGACGTCGACCGGCGCCACCTGTGGGAGGCCATCGAGGTCTACGCGCGGCGCGACCGCCGGTTCGGGAGCGCCTGA
- a CDS encoding metal ABC transporter permease yields MIELLGYEFMQRALIAAIATGIAAPVIGTYLVQRRLSLMGDGIGHVAVTGVAIGLLTGWSPTWTAVLVAALGALLLEVIRERGHTSGDLALALLFYGGLAAGVMITGIAGQNAARLQQYLFGSLTTISVADVWFTMALAAAVVLLGLGLSPQLFAVAQDRDFAVVAGLRVRVYNMLIAVLAAVTVTVAMRTVGLLLVSALMVVPVAASQQVARSFRGTLLLAMLVGLVAGVGGLLVSAELSFHATVAPGPAIVLLALAMFVLAWPLGAWLRRRERGRRLSA; encoded by the coding sequence ATGATCGAGCTCCTCGGCTACGAGTTCATGCAGCGTGCCCTCATCGCGGCCATCGCCACCGGGATCGCCGCGCCGGTGATCGGCACCTACCTCGTGCAGCGCCGGCTCTCCCTCATGGGCGACGGCATCGGGCACGTCGCCGTCACCGGCGTCGCGATCGGGCTCCTCACCGGCTGGTCGCCGACCTGGACCGCCGTGCTCGTCGCCGCACTCGGCGCGCTGCTGCTGGAGGTGATCCGCGAACGCGGGCACACCTCCGGCGACCTCGCCCTGGCCCTCCTGTTCTACGGCGGCCTCGCGGCCGGCGTCATGATCACCGGCATCGCGGGGCAGAACGCGGCGCGGCTGCAGCAGTACCTGTTCGGCTCGCTCACGACCATCTCCGTCGCCGACGTGTGGTTCACGATGGCCCTGGCGGCGGCCGTCGTGCTGCTCGGCCTCGGACTGAGCCCGCAGCTGTTCGCCGTCGCCCAGGACCGCGACTTCGCCGTGGTGGCCGGTCTGCGCGTGCGGGTCTACAACATGCTCATCGCTGTGCTGGCGGCCGTCACGGTGACGGTCGCGATGCGCACCGTCGGCCTCCTGCTCGTCTCCGCGCTGATGGTGGTGCCGGTCGCGGCGAGCCAGCAGGTGGCCCGCTCCTTCCGGGGCACGCTGCTCCTCGCGATGCTCGTGGGACTCGTGGCCGGCGTGGGCGGCCTGCTGGTCTCGGCGGAGCTCTCGTTCCACGCCACGGTGGCGCCCGGGCCGGCGATCGTGCTCCTCGCGCTCGCGATGTTCGTGCTGGCGTGGCCGCTCGGGGCCTGGCTGCGACGCCGGGAGCGCGGGCGTAGGTTGTCCGCATGA
- a CDS encoding metal ABC transporter substrate-binding protein, with translation MATRRSPLVRRSLGAAVALPLLLSGCGALGMGDGDGGDGGSGASASGDVGTVVTAFYPLTWITEQVAGDGVEVVNLVEPGGEPHDLELSVAQTGEVADAGLVVYLSQFQPSVDAAVEQSAGDRSLDLASAVDLLTPAEEDEHDHADEGHSEDEHADEHGDEHADEGHSEDEHAEEGHSEDEHADEEGHDHGDEHDHGDLDPHFWLDPLRLADAGDAVAERLAEVDPDNAAAYEDNAAAVRAELEALDQEYVAGLASCERDVVVVNHDAFGYLDRYGLDFHSITGITPDAEPTPAVLAELQELIASDGITTVFAERLASSHDADALAADTGLEVKVLDPIEGLTDQTADEDYLSLMRSNLEALVEANGC, from the coding sequence ATGGCCACTCGACGCTCCCCCCTCGTCCGCCGCTCCCTCGGAGCGGCCGTCGCCCTCCCGCTGCTGCTCAGCGGGTGCGGCGCCCTCGGGATGGGTGACGGCGACGGGGGCGACGGGGGCAGCGGGGCCAGCGCCTCGGGCGACGTCGGCACGGTCGTGACGGCGTTCTACCCGCTGACCTGGATCACGGAGCAGGTCGCCGGCGACGGCGTCGAGGTGGTCAACCTCGTCGAGCCGGGCGGCGAGCCGCACGACCTCGAGCTGAGCGTGGCCCAGACCGGCGAGGTGGCCGACGCGGGCCTCGTCGTCTACCTCTCCCAGTTCCAGCCGTCGGTCGACGCGGCCGTGGAGCAGTCCGCGGGCGACCGCAGCCTCGACCTCGCCTCGGCCGTCGACCTGCTGACGCCCGCCGAGGAGGACGAGCACGACCACGCGGACGAGGGCCACTCCGAGGACGAGCACGCGGACGAGCACGGGGACGAGCACGCGGACGAGGGCCACTCCGAGGACGAGCACGCCGAGGAGGGCCACTCCGAGGACGAGCACGCGGACGAGGAGGGCCACGACCACGGCGACGAGCACGACCACGGCGACCTCGACCCCCACTTCTGGCTCGACCCGCTGCGCCTGGCCGACGCGGGCGACGCCGTCGCGGAGCGGCTCGCCGAGGTCGACCCCGACAACGCGGCGGCCTACGAGGACAACGCGGCCGCCGTGCGCGCCGAGCTCGAGGCCCTCGACCAGGAGTACGTCGCGGGCCTGGCCTCCTGCGAGCGCGACGTCGTCGTCGTGAACCATGACGCGTTCGGCTACCTGGACCGCTACGGCCTCGACTTCCACTCGATCACCGGCATCACGCCCGACGCCGAGCCCACGCCGGCGGTGCTGGCCGAGCTGCAGGAGCTCATCGCGTCCGACGGCATCACGACCGTCTTCGCGGAGCGCCTCGCGTCGAGCCACGACGCCGACGCGCTGGCGGCCGACACCGGGCTGGAGGTGAAGGTGCTCGACCCGATCGAGGGCCTCACGGACCAGACGGCCGACGAGGACTACCTTTCCCTCATGCGCAGCAACCTCGAGGCACTGGTGGAGGCGAACGGCTGTTGA